In the Bacillus sp. HSf4 genome, GAAAAGAAAGGGACACGTCAATATCACAGAAAACAAGAAAACTATCATTTATGGGAAGCGGACATTCAGCCGCTTCAGCAGCTCATCGGCGTCAATCGCCAAGCCTTAAAAAGCGCCGAAGATCCGCTGCGCGCCAAAAATGAAAAGCTTGAAGAAGACAACCGGAAAATCGCTGTTTTAAATCCGGCGGAACCGCTCTACTCTGCGACACAGACGGAACGAGGCACAGAGTTGAAAAAGATCATTGATGATGCGACATTTCAATTTATCCTCGGAGAAATCGATGAAAACGGCTTTCAGCAAGCAGTCGATAAATGGGAAGAGCGAGGCGGCGCAGAGATCATCAAGGAGCTGAATCAAGATCGGCAGAGCAAAGAATGAAATATAGACAACCTCTCTCCCGACGACTGTATGAAAGGAGAGGGTTTTTTGTATTTTATCAGCTTTTGAGTGGAAGGACTTCAATAACTCGTCTTTCTAAATGAAAGACAGCTTTTGAAAAATCAAGTGAAAATTCTTTAAATCCCGGCGAAAAAGCAATATAATTCCATCAAGGAATCACAAAGGAGGAAAACATGGTGCAGACAGCGGTCATTTTTGCGCATCCCAGTCCAAACAGTTTCAGGTGGAGCGATCTTAGATCAAGTCGTCAAAGCGCTTGAGGATGGAGGGCGTTCTTACACCGTCATCGATTTGTACAAAGAGGGGTTTGATCCCGTGCTGATATTTAATGAAAAGAAAAGGCGCTCTGAAATGAAAAACGATCCTGAGACAGCCGAATACCGGAAGATCATCAAAAACGCCGATCACCTCATCTTCATTTATCCGCTGTGGCGGGGCGGAATGCCGGCGATCTTAAAAGGCTTCATCGACCGCGTGTTTGCAGCCGGAGAGGCTTATACATACGAAGGAAGCCTGCCGAAGGGATTGCTCAAGGCCCGCACCGCTTCGGTTTACTATACGGCTGATGCTCCCGGCTGGTATTTGAAGTTTTGGCGGCGGAATGCGGACTGGGTGACCGTAAAAGATGTCATATTGAAGTTTTGCGGTGTTCGCCAGGTCAGGCGCATGCTGTTTCCAAGCGTAAAATACAACTCAGAGGCCAAACGCAAAAGATGGCTTGACCGTGTATATCAGTCTATCTTGAAAGGATGAGGTGACGGTTCATGAGGAAGAATCTGAACTGGCTGGACTGGGCAAAGGAATTGCAGGCGATCGCCCAGGCGGGTCTTGCATATACAAAGGATGAATTTGATCAAGAGCGTTTTGAGCGGCTTCGTCAGATTAGCTGCGAAATCATCGCCGAATATTCAGATGCCGATTTTTTAAAAGTTCAAGACGTTTTTGCCGGAGAGTCGGGCTATCCAACGCCGAAAGTTGATGTGAGAGCCGTCATTTTTAAAGATGACCGTCTGCTCTTCGTTCAGGAAAAAGCGGATGGGAAATGGGCGCTCCCGGGCGGATGGGCCGATATTGGCCTGAGCCCGAAAGAAATCGCCGTCAAGGAAGCGTTTGAAGAAACCGGTCTGAAGGTGAAAGCGCAAAAGCTTTTGGCCGTTATGGACAAAAAGTGCCACAATCATCCGCCTTCCGCATTCCACGTCTATAAAATGTTTATCGCCTGTGATATTGTTGGAGGAAAGGCAGAACCCGGAATGGAAACGAACAACATCGGCTTTTTCCCGCTGGAGCATTTGCCTGAGTTATCAGAAGCGAGAAATACATATGAACAGATTGAATTTTTGTTTCAGACAAAAAACGATTCACATCAGGTGTACTGTGATTAAGGGGGGAATGAACATGGAACGGCGCAAATATCCAATCGGAACGTTTACCGCACCTCTCCAGCCAAACAAAAGCGGGCGGGCCGAATTCATTAACAGGCTGAGGCAGGCGCCCTCATTGCTGAAGGAAGCGGTGGCAGGCCTCAGTGAAACACAGCTTGACACACCGTACCGCGATGGAGGCTGGACAGTCAGGCAAGTCGTCCATCACATCGCTGACAGCCATTTGAACGGTTATCTCCGCTGCAAGCTGGCACTGACGGAGAAGGCGCCGCTGATCCGCACGTTTGATGAACAACAATGGGCTGAGCTTTCAGATGCCCGGACATTGCACCCCAATTTGTCCATTGCGCTTTTAGATGCGCTGCATCATCGCTGGGCTGCCCTCTTTGAGTCGCTGACAGACGCCGATTTCGAAAACGCGTATCTTCACCCTGACAGCAATGAGAAGATCAGCCTTGATCATGCACTGGCCCTCTATGTATGGCACTCGAAGCATCATATCGCCCATATCACGTCGCTTCGGGACAGAATGGGATGGAGATAAAAACGCACGCCTTCTCTCGCGTATTTTCGTTTGATTTTAAACAGGTGGTCAAAATTGAGGAAAAGCGGCTTTAAGGTGGAGCCGCTTTTTTTTGCGGATGATTTGCAGTAAGATAATAGGGGTATTATGTCCTAATCCCGATGTTCGGTAAGAGTTGATTGCCATGGAGAGAAGAGGTTTTCATGAAAAAAAATGCACTGTCCGTTTTAAGAATTGTATTTCCGGCAGCTGTTCTTTTGTTTGTCATCTATCAGGCAAGAAAAGAACTGGCTGGTTTATCATTTAAAGAAACATTTCTGATTATCAACAATGTGGAAAGAATCGACCTTTTTATATTGGTTTTGCTCGGCTTTGCCGCGATTGCGGCAATGTCCTTATACGATTTTGTGTTGGTGCGCTCCCTCGGGATGCGGATTTCCAAATGGAAAACAATCAAGGTTTCATGGATTGCCAACTCATTCAATAATGTGCTTGGCTTCGGCGGGCTGTCAGGAGCCGGTTTGCGGACGATTCTCTATAAAGAGCATGTCAGTGATGTCAAGAAGCTGATCAAGGGAATCGCCTGGCTTGCATCATCCTTCCTCCTCGGGCTGTCCGTCCTTTGTATATTCGTCCTTGTCAGGCTGCTTCCCTCAGGAGGGATGCTTTTTGAGAAGGCGTGGATATTTCTGACGGTTGCCGGAATGGCTGTGATTGCGCCGGCTGCAGCCGTTTTTTTAATCATCAAAAAGAAAAGAAGCGGCGGCGTTGAAAAAGGCTTGAAGCTGCCCGTCTTTTTTTCGTATTTAGGCGCATCGGTTATCGAGTGGCTCGCAGCCGGGACGGTCGTGTATTATGCCCTTGTGACAATGGGGATTGATTTGGACGCCAGAACGGTGCTCGGCGTTTTTGCGATCGCTTCTGTCGGCGGAATGATCAGTCTCGTACCCGGCGGATTCGGTTCGTTCGACCTGCTCTTTTTAATTGGCATGAATCAATTGGGAGTGGATCAGGAAATCACGCTAACCGCTGTTGTCCTTTATCGGATCGCATATTCATTTATTCCATTTGTCCTCGGCCTTATTTTTGCCGCGGCCGATTTGACGGGAAATACAATGAAAAAACTCGAGGAAAAACCGATTATTGCCCCGGCAATTGAAACGACCAACATTCTGCTGATTTTACATAGAGCGTTGCTTTTCAGGCTTCTGAATGGTTCGCTTGCCGTCATCACATTTTGCTGCGGTGTGATTGTTCTTGCTTCGGTGGCACTGCCGATCGACAGGATCACGCTGATACCATATATATCCAAACACATGCTGACGTTTTTCAACGGTCTGTCTCTCAGCTTTGCCTTGATCATGCTTATTCTTCCGCTGGAACTTTACAGGAGGACAAAGCGTTCCTATTATATGACGCTGACCGCTTTGGCGTTTGGATTTATTTTCAGTCTGTTTAAAGGTTTTAACATCAGCGCGGTTTTTCTGATTCCTCTCGTTTTTATGCTGTTTATTTTATTGAGGGGACAATTTACGAGGGAGCGGACCGTTTACACATTTGGACAGATTGCATGGGGAGCGTTCATCTTTCTCTTTACCTTGTTGAATTACAATATTATCGCCTCAAATATTTGGGAGGGTCTCGGTCCTAGCCTTGTGAAAGAATATTTCATTCACAGCGACCGCCATGTCAACTTTGCGACATGGTTTGCCTTATTCTTTGTTCCGTTGTTTTTCACCGTATTTATCACGATGTACAATCGGAAAACAAAAGAGGTCGGCGAAGAACCCGATCCTCGGAAGCTGGAGGCATTTTTGCAGGAAAAAGGCGGAAATGCTTTGAGCCATTTAGGTTTTTTGGGGGATAAGCGCTTTTTTTATTCCAGCG is a window encoding:
- the mprF gene encoding bifunctional lysylphosphatidylglycerol flippase/synthetase MprF: MKKNALSVLRIVFPAAVLLFVIYQARKELAGLSFKETFLIINNVERIDLFILVLLGFAAIAAMSLYDFVLVRSLGMRISKWKTIKVSWIANSFNNVLGFGGLSGAGLRTILYKEHVSDVKKLIKGIAWLASSFLLGLSVLCIFVLVRLLPSGGMLFEKAWIFLTVAGMAVIAPAAAVFLIIKKKRSGGVEKGLKLPVFFSYLGASVIEWLAAGTVVYYALVTMGIDLDARTVLGVFAIASVGGMISLVPGGFGSFDLLFLIGMNQLGVDQEITLTAVVLYRIAYSFIPFVLGLIFAAADLTGNTMKKLEEKPIIAPAIETTNILLILHRALLFRLLNGSLAVITFCCGVIVLASVALPIDRITLIPYISKHMLTFFNGLSLSFALIMLILPLELYRRTKRSYYMTLTALAFGFIFSLFKGFNISAVFLIPLVFMLFILLRGQFTRERTVYTFGQIAWGAFIFLFTLLNYNIIASNIWEGLGPSLVKEYFIHSDRHVNFATWFALFFVPLFFTVFITMYNRKTKEVGEEPDPRKLEAFLQEKGGNALSHLGFLGDKRFFYSSDGNALIQFAKIGQRFVVLGDPSGRKESFPLILKEFLHLADQKGYLVTFYQIEREHMALYHDFGYRFFKLGEEAIIDLNTFTISGKKRAGLRAIYNRFEREGYTFHVEQPPFSQEFLDELRKISDEWLGRKKEKGFSLGFFKEEYLQKASIAVLKNEAGEIVAFMNIMPMYREGEISIDLMRYSEKAPKGIMDALFIYLFQWAKEEDYTTFNMGMAPLSNVGTSFQSFWTERLAAVIFNNVSYMYSFSGLRSFKEKYKPVWRGKYLAYRKNRSLPVTMILVTRLIGRRKK
- a CDS encoding YfiT family bacillithiol transferase, encoding MNMERRKYPIGTFTAPLQPNKSGRAEFINRLRQAPSLLKEAVAGLSETQLDTPYRDGGWTVRQVVHHIADSHLNGYLRCKLALTEKAPLIRTFDEQQWAELSDARTLHPNLSIALLDALHHRWAALFESLTDADFENAYLHPDSNEKISLDHALALYVWHSKHHIAHITSLRDRMGWR
- a CDS encoding NUDIX hydrolase encodes the protein MRKNLNWLDWAKELQAIAQAGLAYTKDEFDQERFERLRQISCEIIAEYSDADFLKVQDVFAGESGYPTPKVDVRAVIFKDDRLLFVQEKADGKWALPGGWADIGLSPKEIAVKEAFEETGLKVKAQKLLAVMDKKCHNHPPSAFHVYKMFIACDIVGGKAEPGMETNNIGFFPLEHLPELSEARNTYEQIEFLFQTKNDSHQVYCD